In one Sporosarcina sp. 6E9 genomic region, the following are encoded:
- a CDS encoding DUF927 domain-containing protein, producing MTVYETFLEEVKGFGIPSPFFTKNNKLYRVDAKNDEEQFISRQVPYITKCFDDVEKNNVQYELKWFSGGKVYDEVVLATALATKREVIMLANKGLSSNDRNARYLIEYFDLFLEKNRINRSLVVSHLGYVGSHFIHPLMESKFRIVPPDAGELQRLNAIRCKGSVQEWINNVLAPLYDNPKALFPVVSSFASVLFKQHDLTPILVDISGVSSSGKSSVQKACASVWGKPSEYISSMLTTKIAIERMAAFLNAYPLILDDTNTAHDPKALQQMIYMFGNGTGKMRGSLDGSRGTSSWQSVFITTGENNILEYTNSQGSAARVIPMTNFKFVNKNADYFSFLNQNVEKFYGSIGLEFLNRWKQRSKHFDGRFKELTTLYQSSTTNNDVMRRVALHYAFIAFIAEVLNELFKEEGMAIPVEDFAELFLVICSENSHVDRAKNALTEVLEELDANRNHIYGEFEPSNGIHAIANANGLFLTIDYLKRKLQVDARQIRESWKNQQFTVHQKNNGKLVDYLSITHKGQSFRVVQVNQKFLKEQGFNFSRNRF from the coding sequence ATGACTGTTTACGAAACGTTTCTTGAAGAAGTGAAAGGGTTTGGTATTCCAAGCCCTTTTTTCACTAAAAATAATAAATTGTATAGAGTAGATGCTAAAAACGATGAAGAACAGTTTATAAGTAGACAAGTTCCATATATTACAAAGTGTTTTGATGATGTTGAAAAGAACAATGTACAGTATGAATTGAAATGGTTTAGTGGTGGTAAGGTTTATGACGAAGTCGTACTTGCTACCGCATTAGCAACAAAGCGAGAGGTAATAATGTTAGCGAATAAAGGGTTGAGTAGCAATGATCGCAATGCACGTTATCTTATTGAGTATTTTGATCTGTTTCTAGAAAAAAACAGAATAAATCGTTCACTTGTTGTCAGTCACCTTGGTTACGTAGGGAGTCATTTCATTCATCCGTTAATGGAATCAAAGTTTCGTATCGTACCCCCAGATGCAGGGGAATTACAGCGATTAAATGCTATTAGGTGTAAAGGTAGCGTGCAAGAATGGATAAATAATGTCTTAGCGCCACTATACGATAATCCGAAGGCTTTATTCCCAGTAGTGTCATCGTTTGCTTCTGTACTGTTCAAGCAACATGATCTAACTCCGATACTTGTAGATATTTCGGGCGTATCCTCAAGTGGAAAGTCTAGTGTTCAGAAGGCGTGTGCAAGCGTTTGGGGGAAGCCAAGCGAATATATAAGTTCAATGCTAACGACAAAAATAGCAATTGAGCGTATGGCTGCCTTTTTAAATGCCTATCCTTTAATTCTAGACGATACGAACACAGCACACGATCCAAAGGCGTTGCAACAGATGATTTACATGTTTGGCAATGGCACAGGTAAGATGAGGGGAAGCCTAGATGGAAGCAGAGGAACAAGTAGTTGGCAGTCTGTGTTCATTACAACAGGAGAAAACAATATTCTAGAGTATACAAATTCACAAGGAAGCGCAGCCCGTGTTATTCCAATGACCAATTTTAAGTTTGTAAATAAAAATGCCGACTACTTTTCTTTCTTGAATCAAAATGTGGAAAAGTTTTATGGAAGTATTGGATTGGAATTTTTAAATCGGTGGAAACAGCGCTCTAAGCACTTTGACGGTCGTTTTAAGGAATTAACTACGTTATATCAATCATCTACTACTAACAATGATGTCATGCGTAGAGTCGCATTACACTATGCATTCATTGCCTTTATTGCAGAAGTATTGAATGAATTGTTTAAAGAGGAAGGTATGGCAATTCCAGTAGAAGATTTTGCAGAACTATTTTTAGTGATTTGTTCTGAAAACAGCCACGTCGATCGCGCTAAAAATGCTCTGACAGAAGTACTAGAAGAATTAGATGCAAACCGAAACCACATATACGGTGAATTCGAGCCTTCAAATGGAATACACGCCATCGCGAACGCTAATGGATTGTTCCTAACAATTGACTACTTAAAAAGGAAGTTACAGGTGGATGCAAGACAAATAAGAGAATCATGGAAAAATCAGCAATTTACAGTGCATCAAAAGAATAACGGTAAATTGGTTGATTATTTATCAATCACACATAAAGGACAATCTTTCCGTGTGGTGCAAGTAAATCAAAAGTTCTTAAAAGAACAGGGTTTTAATTTTTCTAGAAACAGATTTTAA
- a CDS encoding helix-turn-helix domain-containing protein: MIVLEIDQKQLKDLYLQKVEEKLKELESEVFFMNSKQLCGYLNMSWNTIVDSFLYDDEFPSLRVGTKWLFNKKEVQKYMEKYYEELKYNGKDILKYQRKG, from the coding sequence ATGATAGTCCTTGAGATTGATCAAAAGCAGTTAAAGGATCTTTATCTACAAAAAGTAGAGGAGAAATTGAAAGAACTCGAATCAGAGGTATTCTTTATGAATTCAAAACAACTATGCGGCTACTTAAATATGTCTTGGAATACAATAGTAGACTCGTTTTTATACGATGATGAGTTTCCTAGTTTAAGAGTTGGGACAAAGTGGTTGTTTAATAAAAAGGAAGTCCAAAAGTATATGGAAAAGTATTACGAAGAGTTGAAATATAATGGGAAAGACATTTTGAAGTACCAGAGAAAGGGATGA